The following nucleotide sequence is from Burkholderia gladioli.
CACCTGCTCGGCGTCAGTTCGGGCGCCTCGCTCGGCGCGGTGGCGGCCACCGTCTGGTTCGGCGCCGCCTTCGGCTGGCTGACGCTGTCGGCGTTCGCCTTCGCCGGCGCGCTCGGCGCCACCGCGCTGGTGATCCTGCTCGGCGTGCGCTCGGGACGGCTCGATTCCTCGCGGCTGTTGCTGTCGGGCGTGGCCGTCTCGTTCGCGATGATGGCGCTGGCCAACCTGCTGATCTACCTCGGCGATCCGCGCGCGGCGCAGTCGGTGCTGTTCTGGATGCTCGGCGGGCTGGGGCTGGCGCGCTGGTCCCTGCTGCCGGTGCCGGCGCTGTGCCTGGCCGCTGGCGGCCTGCTGCTGATGGGCCGCCGCCGCGAGCTCAATGCGCTGACCAGCGGCGACGTGGCCGCCGCCGCGCTCGGCGTGGACGTCTCGGCGCGGCGGCGCGAGCTGTTCGTGGTCTGCTCGCTGCTGACCGCGGCCGCGGTGGCCGTCAGCGGCGCGATCGGCTTCGTCGGGCTGGTGGTGCCGCACGTCTGCCGCCGGCTGTTCGGCGCCGAGCATGGCGCCCTGCTGCCGATGGCGGCGCTCGGCGGCGCGCTGGCGCTGGTCTGGGCCGACGTGCTGGCGCGCATCCTGATCGCGCCCGACGACCTGCCGATCGGCGTGATCACCGCCCTGATCGGCGGGGCGATGCTGGTGGGGCTGGTGCGGCGCGGCTAGCGGAACGCCGCGAGGCCGGTGCCGAGGATGCTCACTGCTCCTCGCCGGCTTGCCTTGGCAAGGGCGCCATGCCGTCGCGATACCGAGCCACCTGCACCGCGGCCGGCAGGAGCACGGCCCAGCCCGCGGCCAAGGCGGCGAAGGCCGCCGCGGGAGGCGCGAAGCTTACCGCGCCGAGCGCCGCGCCCGCGCGAAACGACAGCGGCCCGGCGAGCGCGCCCAGCATCGCCGCGAGCCAGGGCCGGCCGCGCAGCCGGACGAAGACGACATTGAGCTGGATCGCGAAGATCGCCCAGAGCGCGGCGATCCAGGCCGGCGCGCCCAGGGCGCCGGCCGGATGACCCGGATAGACGAGCCAGCCGGTTTCGGCCAGGACGCTGTCCCAGCACCAGCCGAGCAGGGTCACCGCGAGGATCGAGCTGGCTTCCACCGATGGCCGGGCGGCGCGTGACAGGTGCCAGCTCGCCATGCCGGCGGCGCAGAGCCAGCCGGGCACCGGATCGGCGTGCGCGCCCCCATGCACGGCCGCCAGCCAGGCTGCCTGGCCCACCACCCAATAGAGCGCCACGGGATGCCCGCCATGGCGAGCAGGCTTGCGCGACGCGGCCGAGGTCGGCATCGGGCGATGCGCTCGGCGGCGTGACAGCCGACAGGCGACGAAGTGACGGCGCAGGCATCGGGCCGCCCGACCGTCCGTATCAGTGCGCATCGACGAAGTCCGTGACATCGTCGAGCACCGGGCCGACCGGGATCAGGCGCTTCAGGGCGATCAGGGGCGTGGCCAGGCTGCCCACCATCATTTCGTGCGTCAGCCTCGGGTATCGGCGCACCTGGACCGCATCGCCGTGCGCGCGCAGGCGTGCAGCCATCCGCTCGGTGTTGCCCGGATCGACGATATCGTCGCGCATGCCCACGCCGAGCAGGATGGGTGGCTCACCGCCCCGGACGAAATCGATGGGCTGGCTCGCGGTGCGCTGCGAGGCCGGGAAAATGCGCTCCAGCGTGCTGTCCCGCAAGGGCAGGAAATCGTATGGGCCGGCCAGGCCGATCACGCCGGCCAGGGCATGCGACGGCAAGCCGGCGCGGGCCAGCCATGACCGATCGGTCGCCAGCAGCAGCGCGATCTGCGCGCCGGCCGAATGGCCCGCCAGAAACAGGCGGTCCGGATCCGCGCCGTAGACCGCCGCGTGGTCCCTGGCCCAGCGCACGGCCGCGGCGGCATCCTCCATGAAGCCGGGAAACGCGACCTGGGGGAATACGCGATAGTCGGGAATGGCCACCACCATGCCGCGCGAGGACAGCGCTTGGCCGACGAAGCGGTAATCGGCGCGCAGGCCGCCTTGCCAACTGCCGCCGTAGAAGAACACGACCATCGGGCGCCGCGCCGTCGGGTTCGCGGTCGGCACGTAGACGTCGATGCCCTGTCGCGGGTCGGCTCCGTAGGCGAGCTGGGAGAATCGGGTATGGCCGGTGCGCGGCACCATCGCGTTGAGCCAGGCCAGTGGGTGGAGGTATGCCCAGCCGATGCCGGTTGCCAGGATGCTGGCACCTGCCAACAGGCGCAGGGACTGTTTTCTCATGCACGATTCCGTCTTGATGAAAGTGGCCGGGAGCGCGTGATCGGGCGCGACATTGCCTTGAATACGGCCAGGCCGGCATCGCGGATGCATCCGGCGTGGAACCTCGGCCGTATTGTCCAGGCTTGCCCAGCCGTTTCGGCCAGGCGCAAACAGGAGCCGAACATGAAGATCCGGATGACGATCGCCGCAATCGCGATGGGGGCGGCATGCATTACCGCAAGCCAGGCTGGACAGGGTGCAGGCAACGCGCACGGCGCGGCGACCGCCGGCATGACCTACCACGGGGACCCGGTGTCCGGCCCCACCAGTCCCTTGCCGCCGAAGTCGAACACGCCGTATTTGACGCACGGCGCGGCGGGTCGCGCCGCGCCCGATCCAGCGGCGTCCTCGGCCGCCGCGACGTCGAAAGACCAGTGATGGTGGCCTCGGGGCGCGATCGGCGCGGGTCGACGCGCCTCGCGGCGATGCGCGTGGCCGCGTGCCTGCTCGGCTGGACGGTTCTGCTGCCGGGCACGGTCGCCACCGCGTGCGCGCAGCCGATCGCGCTCGCCGCGTATCTCGCGGTACGCGGGCCGGCCGCGGACCTGGTGTTCCACTATGGCTCCGCACCCTCGCAGGTCGTCGAGTTGTTCAGGCCGGCCGGTCGCGGTCCGTTTCCCGTGGCGATCCTGATTCACGGCGGCTGCTGGCAAAGCCGCTACGGCGGCCTGCCGCAATTCCGCGCGATCGGCGCCCGCCTGGCGGCGCAGGGCATCGCGGCCTGGAATGTCGAGTACCGGCGGCTCGACGAACCCGGGGGCGGCTATCCCGGCACGTATCAGGACGTGGGGTCGGCCATCGATTGGCTGGCGTCGCGCGCGGCCGCGCTTCGTCTCGATACGCGCCGCGTCGTGGCGGTCGGGCATTCGGCCGGCGCGCAACTCGCGCTGTGGGCCGCCGCGCGAGCACGGCTGCCGCGGGCCAGCGTGTTGTCCGTCGCGCATGCCATGGCGATTCCCGATGTCGTGAGCCTCGGCGGCCTGCCGGACCTGGAACACGATGCGCAAGCCATCCGCCAGGCGTGCGGCGTGGACGTCGCCGCGTTGACGGGCTTGCCGGACGACAATCGCCCCGACGTTTTCTCGGACACCTCGGCCGCGTCCATGCTGCCGAATGACACCTCGGTCATCGCCATCACGGGCGAGCTCGATGCGGTGGCGCCCCCCGAGCTGGCGGCTCGATACGTCGATCGGGTGCGAGCCGCCGGCGACCCGGCCCGCGCCGTGGTGGTGCCCGATGCCGGCCACCTGGACGAAGCCGTGCTCGATTCCCCGGTCTGGCCGATTCTCGAGGCCACGATCCGCGAAGTCCTGCACCTGCCGGCGCGCTGACGCGAAGCCAGGCACGCGCGGCCGCCGACTTGGCCCCGCTTTTTTTCGCGGCCGCCTCCCCATTCGAGGCGATGTTCCCTTATCCTGATAAGCTTTCGAAACCTTTACATCGAATGGAGGGCGGATGCCGCATGACGTCAGTCTGATCGCTTTGCTTGCAGCCGGTTTCGGCCTCGCGATGGTGTTCGGCTATCTTGCTTCGCTGCTGAAGATGCCGCCGCTGGTCGGTTACCTGCTGGCCGGCATCGTGATCGGCCCCGGCACGCCCGGTTTCGTCGCCGATCTCGCGCTCGCGCAGCAATTGGCCGAGATCGGGGTGATGCTGCTGATGTTCGGCGTCGGCCTGCATTTCTCGCTGGGCGACCTGCTCGCGGTGCGCAAGATCGCGCTGCCCGGGGCGATCGTGCAGATCGCGGTGGCCACCGTGCTGGGCGGCGGCCTGGCGCTGGCCTGGGGCTGGAACATCGGCGCGGCGCTGGTGTTTGGCCTGGCGCTGTCGGTGGCGAGCACGGTGGTGCTGCTGCGGGCGCTGGAAGGGCGCGGGCTGGTGGAATCGGTCAACGGGCGTATCGCGGTGGGCTGGCTGGTGGTCGAGGACCTGGTGATGGTGCTCGTGCTGGTGCTGCTGCCGCCGCTGGCCGCGCTGCTCGGCGGCTCGCCCGAGGGCGCGGGCCACGGCGGCGCGCCGGACGGCAACCTGTGGGGCACGCTCGGCATCACCTTCCTGAAGGTGTCCGCCTTCATCGCGCTGATGCTGGTGGTCGGCAAGCGGGTGTTTCCGCGCATCCTCTGGCTGGTGGCGCGCACCGGCTCGCGCGAGCTGTTCACGCTGTGCATGATCGCGGCCGCGGTGGGCGTGGCCTTCGGCGCGGCCAAGCTGTTCGACGTGTCGTTCGCGCTGGGCGCCTTCTTCGCCGGCATGATGATGCGCGAATCCGAGTTCAGCCGGCGCGCCGCCGACGAGACCCTGCCGCTGCGCGACGCCTTCTCGGTGCTGTTCTTCATTTCGGTGGGCATGCTGTTCGATCCGCGCATCCTGATCGAGCAGCCGCTGCACGTGCTGGAGGTCGCGCTGATCGTGGTGATCGGCAAGACACTGGCGGCCGTGGCGCTGGTGCTGGCCTTCCGCTATCCGCTCAATACCGCGCTGACTGTCGGCGCCGGCCTCGCGCAGATCGGCGAGTTCTCCTTCATCCTGGCCGGGCTGGGCCGCTCGCTCGGGCTGCTGTCGGCCGAGGGGCAGAGCCTGATCCTGGCCGTCGCGCTGATCTCGATCGCCATGAACACCTTCCTGTTCGCCGCGATCGAGCCGGCCCTGGTGTGGATCCGCAAGCATTCGGCCTTCGCGCGGCGCCTCGAGTCGCGCGACGATCCGCTCGCCGCGCTGCCGATGTCGACGCCGCAGACGCATCTGACCGGGCAGGTCGTGATCGTCGGTTATGGCCGGGTCGGCACGCGCATCGCGGTGGCGCTCGACGAGCGGCGGATTCCCTACGTGGTGGTGGAGCAGAACCGCGAGACGGTCGAGAAGCTGCGCGAGAACGGCGTGGCCGCCGTGAGCGGCGACGCGATCGAGCCGATCGTGCTGGTGCAGGCGCATATCGCGCGGGCCGGCATGCTGGTGGTGACGCTGCCCGATACCTTCGACGTGCGGCAGATCGTGGAGATCTCGCGCACGCTCAATCCCGGTATCGAGATCGCGCTGTGCACCAACAGCGGCGACGAGGCGGCCCTGCTGACCAGCGAGGGCGTCGGCACGGTGTTCATCAGCGAGACCGAGCTCGCGCGTGGGATGACCGAGCATGTGCTCGCCAGGATGGGGGCAACCCAGCCGGCGGCGGCATCGGCATCGACATCGCATTGAACGCGGCGCGCCCCGGGCGCGTGCGCGGATGACGGGTAATGAGAGGGTGGGGGGTACTTGAGGCGCCGGCGGAATCGCGGCGCCATTTTTTTTGCGCCGACGAGTCTGGCGGGCGTGGCGTCAGAGCAGCGGCTGGGTGCCTTGCAAGGCCTCGCCGCGGCTCAGTTCCTTCCCGGTTTCGGCGGCGTGAACCACGAGCTGCACGTAGCTGCCGGCGGGAGCGTAGAGCGCGAAGAATCGCGCGAGCAGCCGCGTGAAGACGACGAGGCTGGTGCCGCGCAATGCCGTCTCGTCGAGTGCGAGCCTGATCTCGATGCCGCGCACGAGCGATGAGCTTTGTCGGGCGAGTGACAGGCATCGCGAGGCGGGCTTGTGATCCAGGTTCGCGATCGCCTCGATGCAGCGCTGCGCAAAGGCGTTCGAGCGGGAGGCATGCAGCTTCAGGATCGCCTTCAGCGCGGGCAGGCCGTCGCGAGTCAGGTTGGTCGGATGCGGCGACAGGGCGGACAGCAGGTGCCATGGGGCGTCGTCTTCACGCGGCAAGGCAGATGGCGGCGTGGGGTGCGTGATCAGCCGGATCGGGCAGCCCAGCGGCTCGTCCTCGAGCCGCAGGTCTCCCGAGGCTTTGCCGATCGGGATTCGCGAGGGCAAGTCGTGATTGGTGGCGGTCGTCATCACGTCGACTTGCCGGAGCTTCGGATGCGTGGGACGGCCGTCGAGATCCACCAGCGACAGCATCGTTACCGGGAAGTCGGCTCGCCCGGGGGCGTGCGCGCGAAACGCGATCCAGTAGACGTGGGAGGGATCGGGTTCCCGGCCATGGCTGAATGCCTGGTAGGGCGCGGCCGGGGTGAGAACTCGCGGCGGGTCGTCCGCCGCGGCTGTTTTCGGCTTTGCGTTCTCGTTGATGGTGGGCTCGCCGAGATGGACGGTATCGATCGAATACACGTCCAGCGGTGCGAGTTTTTCCAGCGGAACGGGCGTGACGGGATAGGCGAGGTCTTGTTGCAGGGTGATCGGTATCGCCGGCCGCTTGAACAGGTTGACGAGCGGTGTGCAGAACAGCTCGAAGGTGTCGACGTCCAGCGAGGTGAGCGCTTGCGCGGCCGGCGACTCGGCGGGCGTTTCGCGCAGCACGACGTGCAAGCTCAGCAATCGCGCTTCGGGTGCCTTCGCGGCGCGGCTGACGTAGCCGAGGTCGAGATCGACGAAGTCGAACAGCTCCGGGAACGTGAAATATTCCAGCAGGTAGCGAAGTGCCTTGGCGCTGCCGGCATGCGTCTCGCCGGGCGGCAGCAGGCGCTCGGTGTCGCCGAATCCCACGCAGGAAAAGGGGACGCTCGATAGCGAGGTCCATTTGCGGCCTTGATCCACTTCGACATAGGCCTTGGTTGCGTGCAGCAACAAGGCATCGAGCGTCGCGGCAAGCAAGGGACGATCGCCGCGGAGGTGGATGCGGACTGGATCGTCGCAGATGGCGCTGGCCAGCGAGCCGGCCGCCGAGCCGAAGGTGATCGAGACGATGCCGGTGGCCTTGGCTGGCAGGACCACGGACGTTGGCGCGTGGGTGGCAGGCGTGTATCTAGCGTCCCGGATTTGCAGGGGCGTGAGCGTGACATCGTAGATCGACCTGAATCTGACCGGCGCCTCGGACATGTTCAGCATCGCGCCATGCCTGACGATCCGCGGCTCGCTCAATTGTCCGACCATGGCACGCGGGTCGAAGCGGGCGATCGCGCAGGATGGCACCGAACGCAAGTGGTGTGGATGGACAAGGCTGAGGAGGGCCTCGGTGAATTCCGGGTAGCTGTCCGCCAGCTTCGAATCGAGACGAGCCGCAAGCAGTGAAAACTTCTGGAT
It contains:
- a CDS encoding alpha/beta hydrolase family protein, whose amino-acid sequence is MVASGRDRRGSTRLAAMRVAACLLGWTVLLPGTVATACAQPIALAAYLAVRGPAADLVFHYGSAPSQVVELFRPAGRGPFPVAILIHGGCWQSRYGGLPQFRAIGARLAAQGIAAWNVEYRRLDEPGGGYPGTYQDVGSAIDWLASRAAALRLDTRRVVAVGHSAGAQLALWAAARARLPRASVLSVAHAMAIPDVVSLGGLPDLEHDAQAIRQACGVDVAALTGLPDDNRPDVFSDTSAASMLPNDTSVIAITGELDAVAPPELAARYVDRVRAAGDPARAVVVPDAGHLDEAVLDSPVWPILEATIREVLHLPAR
- a CDS encoding FecCD family ABC transporter permease, with product MLLLASMLVATGLGPVAIAPGTVARVLLAHLGGHAAPRVAPGIDTIVWLIRLPRVLLGALVGATLAMVGVALQAATGNRMVDPHLLGVSSGASLGAVAATVWFGAAFGWLTLSAFAFAGALGATALVILLGVRSGRLDSSRLLLSGVAVSFAMMALANLLIYLGDPRAAQSVLFWMLGGLGLARWSLLPVPALCLAAGGLLLMGRRRELNALTSGDVAAAALGVDVSARRRELFVVCSLLTAAAVAVSGAIGFVGLVVPHVCRRLFGAEHGALLPMAALGGALALVWADVLARILIAPDDLPIGVITALIGGAMLVGLVRRG
- a CDS encoding DUF2878 domain-containing protein, which encodes MPTSAASRKPARHGGHPVALYWVVGQAAWLAAVHGGAHADPVPGWLCAAGMASWHLSRAARPSVEASSILAVTLLGWCWDSVLAETGWLVYPGHPAGALGAPAWIAALWAIFAIQLNVVFVRLRGRPWLAAMLGALAGPLSFRAGAALGAVSFAPPAAAFAALAAGWAVLLPAAVQVARYRDGMAPLPRQAGEEQ
- the tssF gene encoding type VI secretion system baseplate subunit TssF; its protein translation is MDHHLLPHFEHERALFARALTDFANRYPKIATRLGIHGGHTDDPYLERLIQKFSLLAARLDSKLADSYPEFTEALLSLVHPHHLRSVPSCAIARFDPRAMVGQLSEPRIVRHGAMLNMSEAPVRFRSIYDVTLTPLQIRDARYTPATHAPTSVVLPAKATGIVSITFGSAAGSLASAICDDPVRIHLRGDRPLLAATLDALLLHATKAYVEVDQGRKWTSLSSVPFSCVGFGDTERLLPPGETHAGSAKALRYLLEYFTFPELFDFVDLDLGYVSRAAKAPEARLLSLHVVLRETPAESPAAQALTSLDVDTFELFCTPLVNLFKRPAIPITLQQDLAYPVTPVPLEKLAPLDVYSIDTVHLGEPTINENAKPKTAAADDPPRVLTPAAPYQAFSHGREPDPSHVYWIAFRAHAPGRADFPVTMLSLVDLDGRPTHPKLRQVDVMTTATNHDLPSRIPIGKASGDLRLEDEPLGCPIRLITHPTPPSALPREDDAPWHLLSALSPHPTNLTRDGLPALKAILKLHASRSNAFAQRCIEAIANLDHKPASRCLSLARQSSSLVRGIEIRLALDETALRGTSLVVFTRLLARFFALYAPAGSYVQLVVHAAETGKELSRGEALQGTQPLL
- a CDS encoding alpha/beta hydrolase; this encodes MQGNVAPDHALPATFIKTESCMRKQSLRLLAGASILATGIGWAYLHPLAWLNAMVPRTGHTRFSQLAYGADPRQGIDVYVPTANPTARRPMVVFFYGGSWQGGLRADYRFVGQALSSRGMVVAIPDYRVFPQVAFPGFMEDAAAAVRWARDHAAVYGADPDRLFLAGHSAGAQIALLLATDRSWLARAGLPSHALAGVIGLAGPYDFLPLRDSTLERIFPASQRTASQPIDFVRGGEPPILLGVGMRDDIVDPGNTERMAARLRAHGDAVQVRRYPRLTHEMMVGSLATPLIALKRLIPVGPVLDDVTDFVDAH
- a CDS encoding cation:proton antiporter, which encodes MPHDVSLIALLAAGFGLAMVFGYLASLLKMPPLVGYLLAGIVIGPGTPGFVADLALAQQLAEIGVMLLMFGVGLHFSLGDLLAVRKIALPGAIVQIAVATVLGGGLALAWGWNIGAALVFGLALSVASTVVLLRALEGRGLVESVNGRIAVGWLVVEDLVMVLVLVLLPPLAALLGGSPEGAGHGGAPDGNLWGTLGITFLKVSAFIALMLVVGKRVFPRILWLVARTGSRELFTLCMIAAAVGVAFGAAKLFDVSFALGAFFAGMMMRESEFSRRAADETLPLRDAFSVLFFISVGMLFDPRILIEQPLHVLEVALIVVIGKTLAAVALVLAFRYPLNTALTVGAGLAQIGEFSFILAGLGRSLGLLSAEGQSLILAVALISIAMNTFLFAAIEPALVWIRKHSAFARRLESRDDPLAALPMSTPQTHLTGQVVIVGYGRVGTRIAVALDERRIPYVVVEQNRETVEKLRENGVAAVSGDAIEPIVLVQAHIARAGMLVVTLPDTFDVRQIVEISRTLNPGIEIALCTNSGDEAALLTSEGVGTVFISETELARGMTEHVLARMGATQPAAASASTSH